One genomic window of Polynucleobacter sp. HIN11 includes the following:
- a CDS encoding TRAP transporter large permease — MRKELLFGFSIMALVVLLTIVLMPWGNIQSGHVGLLMLSLVVVAIMLGFPTAFTLMGMGMIFTFFAYSFQNPDLALQNTLSLMVQRAYAVMTNDVLISIPLFVFMGYLVERANLIEKLFRSLHLALVRVPGSLAVATIFTCAVFATATGIVGAVVTLMGLLAFPAMLKAGYDTRVSAGCITAGGCLGILIPPSVLLIVYGATAGVSVVQLYAGAFFPGIMLASLYIGYVILLAKLKPNLMPPLAESERKVPLPMSYTELGEKISQKVIPALLLGLKGKRNINVSGKEMLKSLFIALIPLIVFVAFTASIYQVATKPVEVISMDVIPMGEAGSGGDYSSGPSSTGLNEPPGAEKDTSSSGLSLPPGAEDEKPVAQSSGPAEPVAAAEPPKPVDAPLWFWIMTGILGAVLLIYYALLTWVRLEIFKMLLSSFFPLAVLILFVLGSIVFGLATPTEAAAVGAIGGFILAAAYKQLNMTVIKESVFLTAKTGAMVCWLFVGSSIFSAAFALLGGQDLVEKWVLSLGLSPLQFLILSQVIIFLLGWPLEWTEIIVIFMPIFVPLLDDFGINPLFFGLLVALNLQTAFLSPPVAMSAFYLKGVAPPHVTLNQIFLGMLPFMGIQVIALILLYVFPEIGLWLPQVLYK, encoded by the coding sequence ATGCGTAAAGAACTTCTATTTGGCTTTTCGATCATGGCTTTGGTGGTCTTATTGACCATCGTTTTAATGCCATGGGGCAATATTCAGAGTGGGCATGTTGGCCTACTGATGCTCTCCCTCGTTGTGGTTGCAATCATGCTTGGCTTCCCTACCGCATTTACCTTAATGGGTATGGGCATGATCTTCACGTTTTTTGCTTACAGCTTTCAAAACCCTGATCTCGCTCTACAAAACACCTTATCCCTCATGGTGCAGCGTGCCTACGCGGTCATGACCAATGACGTTTTGATCTCCATCCCGCTCTTTGTGTTTATGGGTTATTTGGTTGAGCGTGCTAACCTCATTGAGAAGCTATTTAGATCACTTCACTTGGCTTTGGTTCGTGTTCCCGGCTCGCTTGCAGTCGCCACGATTTTTACCTGCGCTGTATTTGCAACAGCAACCGGTATTGTAGGTGCGGTGGTGACATTGATGGGTCTTTTAGCATTTCCCGCAATGTTAAAAGCGGGTTATGACACCCGCGTATCTGCTGGCTGTATTACAGCTGGTGGTTGCTTGGGTATTTTGATTCCGCCATCAGTTCTGTTAATTGTCTATGGCGCTACTGCAGGCGTATCGGTTGTACAACTGTATGCGGGCGCATTCTTCCCAGGAATCATGTTGGCCAGCTTATACATTGGTTATGTAATCCTTTTGGCTAAACTCAAACCAAATCTCATGCCGCCATTGGCTGAGTCTGAGCGCAAAGTACCGCTGCCAATGAGCTATACCGAGCTTGGCGAGAAGATTAGTCAAAAAGTGATCCCCGCTCTATTGCTTGGTCTTAAAGGTAAGCGCAATATCAATGTCAGCGGCAAAGAGATGCTGAAATCGCTGTTCATTGCCCTGATCCCACTCATCGTCTTTGTTGCTTTTACCGCTTCCATTTATCAAGTAGCCACTAAGCCCGTTGAAGTCATTAGCATGGATGTCATTCCGATGGGTGAGGCAGGTAGCGGTGGTGACTACTCGAGTGGCCCAAGCTCCACGGGCCTGAATGAACCCCCTGGCGCTGAGAAAGATACGTCCAGTAGCGGCCTATCTTTACCTCCCGGTGCTGAAGATGAAAAACCAGTAGCTCAGAGCTCAGGCCCTGCCGAGCCGGTTGCGGCAGCAGAACCGCCCAAACCCGTTGATGCGCCATTGTGGTTCTGGATCATGACCGGTATTTTGGGGGCTGTTTTGTTGATTTACTACGCCCTGTTGACCTGGGTTCGCCTTGAAATCTTCAAGATGCTCTTGAGCTCTTTCTTCCCACTCGCAGTTTTGATTTTGTTCGTATTGGGCTCCATCGTTTTTGGTCTGGCAACCCCAACCGAAGCAGCAGCAGTCGGCGCCATTGGCGGATTTATATTGGCGGCTGCTTATAAGCAGCTCAATATGACCGTGATTAAAGAGTCGGTCTTCCTAACGGCGAAGACGGGCGCGATGGTCTGTTGGCTCTTTGTGGGTTCCTCCATCTTCTCTGCTGCTTTTGCATTGCTTGGCGGTCAAGACTTAGTTGAAAAATGGGTGCTTTCCTTAGGTCTAAGCCCATTGCAGTTCTTGATTCTGTCGCAAGTCATTATTTTCTTATTAGGCTGGCCTTTGGAATGGACCGAGATCATCGTGATCTTCATGCCAATCTTTGTTCCATTACTTGATGACTTTGGCATTAATCCACTGTTCTTTGGTCTCTTGGTTGCCCTCAACCTACAAACCGCTTTCCTCTCGCCACCCGTTGCGATGTCAGCGTTTTACCTGAAGGGCGTTGCACCTCCCCATGTGACCTTAAATCAGATCTTCCTAGGGATGCTGCCATTTATGGGCATTCAAGTCATCGCACTTATTCTGCTGTATGTATTCCCAGAAATTGGCTTGTGGTTACCGCAGGTCCTTTATAAGTAA
- a CDS encoding penicillin acylase family protein, whose translation MKSSRLNASLKKLVRYFLYAIGIAVFCLIVLMVVYWISAKTNSSGTVISAGLAQAVNIQFDENDVPHIKAKSQRDAYYALGFIHATERSWQLEISRRLASGRLSEILGERTVSLDRFIRTLGIKQAAEKQFERYPAEFKQLIQAYADGVNAGNQSLGWALPIEYFLTGSKPGYWSAADSVAWSLMMALDLGDNWQKELFRLELSQYLNTADIWQVMPPYPGTNPVTSMDFAKLYREHQVFRPAQSKVQTSRDGESYLLKHADTVGWLSDQREGLGSNNWVLTGKKTISSKPLLANDPHLGLSAPSTWYFAHLEAPGLNVIGATLPGIPAIVLGRTDKIAWGFTNTGPDVQDLYLEKIDPTNPNQYIGPDGPISFLAREEIIQIKDKPPLRFVVKHSRHGPIISDSHARTRKVIDTDRYALALRWTALDIENKTLMGGILMNRADSVDSLKVALRYHYAPMQTVAIADTQGNIALQVAGIAPRRQLHQGLYGVAPALGWERQYDWAAYIPFEQLPSFSNPGSEWLASANQEIVSATNPNPLTGDWDLPFRYDRIAAMIGAKDQHDRASMQAMQGDVLSLGAQPLLPLFKNARSGHTLQSSIQSAIDGFNGGMSTDSIAALVFNAWVDQLTRILFSRLGYSFTEEYGRRHFRGAVINQISNPNSPWCDVHTTAERENCQDAANLALQRALNDLSQRYGKSTNDWRWGKAHHAVSEHRPFKNIPFLSGLFNVSVPFPGDAFTVNVGRPVLNNSKAPFAANHAPSLRAIYDLNDPEQSVFMFPTGQSGWVQSQRYRNLSDAWANNQVIPLAMKPKRVQRELILKTKSF comes from the coding sequence ATGAAATCCTCAAGGCTTAATGCTTCCCTCAAAAAATTGGTACGTTATTTTCTATATGCAATTGGGATTGCCGTATTTTGCCTAATCGTTCTAATGGTGGTTTACTGGATTAGCGCTAAAACTAATTCCTCCGGGACCGTTATTAGTGCTGGCCTAGCTCAGGCGGTAAACATTCAGTTTGATGAGAACGACGTCCCACACATCAAAGCAAAATCGCAACGCGATGCGTATTACGCTCTGGGATTTATTCATGCTACCGAGCGCTCTTGGCAACTTGAGATTAGTCGGCGCTTGGCTTCAGGACGTCTCTCAGAAATTTTGGGTGAGCGCACGGTGTCGCTTGATCGCTTTATCCGCACCTTAGGCATTAAACAGGCAGCTGAAAAACAGTTCGAACGCTACCCTGCTGAATTCAAGCAATTGATTCAGGCTTATGCCGATGGGGTCAACGCTGGCAATCAATCACTGGGCTGGGCTTTGCCAATTGAGTATTTTTTGACCGGATCCAAACCTGGTTATTGGTCTGCTGCGGATAGCGTTGCTTGGTCATTAATGATGGCATTGGATCTGGGCGATAACTGGCAAAAAGAATTATTTCGCTTAGAGCTCTCTCAATATCTCAATACGGCTGATATTTGGCAGGTCATGCCGCCCTACCCGGGAACCAACCCAGTCACCTCCATGGATTTTGCTAAGCTGTATCGCGAGCATCAAGTTTTTAGACCTGCTCAATCCAAAGTTCAAACTTCGCGTGATGGCGAGTCTTACTTGTTAAAGCATGCTGATACTGTAGGGTGGCTAAGCGATCAACGAGAGGGCTTGGGCTCCAACAACTGGGTGCTCACTGGTAAGAAAACGATCTCTAGTAAACCTCTGCTGGCAAACGATCCGCATTTAGGTCTAAGTGCACCATCCACCTGGTACTTTGCACACCTAGAAGCCCCGGGCTTAAATGTAATTGGCGCGACTCTGCCAGGTATCCCAGCCATTGTTTTGGGAAGGACCGACAAAATTGCTTGGGGATTTACGAATACTGGACCCGACGTACAAGATCTTTATCTGGAAAAGATTGATCCTACCAATCCTAATCAATACATTGGCCCCGACGGTCCGATCTCCTTTTTGGCGCGCGAGGAGATTATCCAGATCAAAGATAAACCACCTCTACGATTTGTGGTGAAGCACAGTCGCCATGGCCCCATCATCTCGGATAGTCATGCACGCACTAGAAAAGTAATTGATACCGATCGTTATGCACTGGCCTTACGCTGGACTGCGTTAGATATCGAGAACAAAACTTTGATGGGTGGCATTCTGATGAATCGAGCCGATTCGGTTGACTCATTAAAAGTCGCCTTGCGTTACCACTATGCCCCAATGCAAACCGTAGCGATAGCAGATACTCAAGGTAATATTGCATTGCAAGTTGCTGGGATTGCGCCACGCAGGCAATTGCACCAGGGTCTATATGGAGTTGCACCGGCTCTAGGGTGGGAGCGCCAATATGATTGGGCGGCATATATACCGTTTGAGCAATTGCCCAGTTTTTCGAATCCAGGCTCAGAGTGGCTAGCAAGTGCCAATCAAGAAATTGTTTCTGCAACGAATCCCAACCCACTGACTGGGGACTGGGATCTCCCCTTTCGATACGATCGCATCGCAGCCATGATTGGGGCAAAAGACCAACATGATCGCGCTTCCATGCAAGCGATGCAAGGTGATGTGCTTTCTTTGGGAGCCCAACCTCTCCTACCTTTATTCAAGAATGCGCGTTCAGGTCATACCTTACAGTCAAGCATTCAATCGGCGATCGATGGTTTTAATGGAGGCATGAGTACCGATTCGATAGCCGCTTTGGTCTTCAATGCCTGGGTTGATCAATTGACACGAATCTTATTCTCTCGTTTGGGATATTCGTTTACCGAGGAATATGGTCGTCGCCATTTTCGGGGAGCGGTTATCAATCAAATCAGCAATCCCAATAGTCCGTGGTGCGATGTACACACTACCGCAGAACGAGAAAATTGCCAAGATGCCGCCAATCTTGCCTTGCAGCGCGCTTTAAATGATTTGAGTCAACGTTATGGAAAATCCACCAACGATTGGCGCTGGGGTAAAGCGCATCACGCCGTTTCCGAGCATCGCCCTTTCAAAAATATTCCCTTCTTGTCGGGACTCTTTAATGTCAGCGTCCCGTTTCCAGGAGATGCCTTTACGGTCAACGTTGGGCGCCCTGTGCTCAATAATTCCAAAGCGCCTTTTGCTGCCAATCATGCGCCAAGTCTGCGAGCAATCTATGACCTAAATGATCCAGAGCAATCGGTCTTCATGTTTCCGACGGGTCAGTCCGGCTGGGTTCAAAGTCAACGCTATCGCAATCTCAGCGATGCATGGGCAAATAATCAAGTCATCCCGTTGGCAATGAAGCCAAAACGGGTCCAGCGCGAATTAATCTTAAAGACCAAGTCGTTTTGA
- a CDS encoding surface-adhesin E family protein translates to MKIILQLLSVSIFAFSSNFALAAWDELGSNEFITILIDKSSIKKSGDKVQVLSMLDLKKPGVEPKTKLPVNSIIGLNEYHCGQVQYRPLEVKFMSGKRGGGKVVDEIKTPDSSFEAIVSGDWPAGVYNLACRAN, encoded by the coding sequence ATGAAAATCATTCTTCAGCTTCTAAGCGTTTCGATCTTTGCTTTTTCTTCCAATTTTGCTTTAGCTGCCTGGGATGAACTGGGCAGCAATGAGTTCATCACGATTTTGATTGATAAATCTAGCATTAAGAAATCTGGGGATAAGGTACAAGTTCTATCAATGCTCGATCTGAAGAAGCCTGGGGTTGAACCTAAAACTAAATTGCCCGTCAACTCCATCATTGGTCTTAATGAATATCACTGCGGGCAAGTTCAATACCGCCCCTTAGAGGTCAAATTTATGTCGGGTAAGCGTGGCGGAGGTAAGGTGGTTGATGAAATCAAGACCCCCGATAGCAGTTTTGAGGCAATCGTAAGTGGTGATTGGCCGGCTGGAGTCTATAACCTTGCGTGTCGCGCAAACTAA
- the dusA gene encoding tRNA dihydrouridine(20/20a) synthase DusA yields MSTKRLAIAPMMEWTDRHCRSFHRMLTKRAVLYTEMVTTGALLHGDQARHLDFSQEEHPVVLQLGGSDPAELAQCAALAQQWGYDEIDLNCGCPSERVQKGAFGACLMAEPELVAQCVSAMRASSDLPISVKHRLGLDQMDAAQSPRDYQFVLDFVLGVAAAGASQVTIHARNAILKGLSPKENRSKPPLHYEVAKQIRHDAQKHYPNLNVLLNGGLESNHDIAQHWSDFDGFMIGRAAYHFPAMLLGWDDLIESNGDAVGYLFSEADWHRVQIGLIAYSQAWLAHCNGHRKDFYLGAITRHIMGLAHGRAGSRRWRQRLSDHHALSKVKTPDAIETFFLEASMELGDWALFEPPSISVGA; encoded by the coding sequence ATGAGTACCAAGCGCTTAGCCATCGCTCCCATGATGGAGTGGACCGATCGTCATTGCCGGTCATTCCATCGAATGCTGACCAAGCGTGCCGTACTGTATACCGAGATGGTGACCACGGGGGCGCTCTTGCATGGGGACCAGGCACGGCATTTGGATTTCAGTCAGGAAGAGCACCCGGTCGTTTTACAACTCGGCGGCAGTGATCCTGCAGAGCTTGCCCAATGTGCAGCACTGGCCCAGCAATGGGGCTACGATGAAATCGATCTCAATTGTGGCTGCCCCTCCGAGCGGGTCCAAAAGGGGGCATTTGGGGCATGCCTAATGGCCGAACCTGAACTCGTAGCCCAGTGCGTGAGTGCGATGCGTGCTTCCAGCGATCTACCGATTTCGGTTAAGCATCGTTTGGGGCTCGATCAAATGGATGCGGCCCAATCGCCGCGTGACTACCAATTTGTATTGGATTTTGTGCTGGGAGTGGCCGCTGCGGGCGCTTCACAGGTCACCATTCATGCCCGCAATGCGATCCTAAAAGGCCTATCGCCTAAAGAAAATCGTAGTAAGCCCCCATTGCATTATGAGGTTGCTAAGCAGATACGTCATGATGCACAAAAGCACTATCCAAATCTAAACGTATTACTCAATGGTGGCTTAGAATCCAATCACGATATCGCGCAGCATTGGTCTGATTTTGATGGTTTTATGATAGGTCGCGCTGCCTATCATTTTCCGGCGATGCTATTGGGCTGGGATGATCTCATCGAAAGCAATGGTGATGCGGTAGGTTATCTGTTTAGTGAGGCCGACTGGCACCGAGTTCAAATCGGTTTAATTGCATACAGTCAAGCCTGGCTGGCCCATTGCAATGGACATCGTAAAGACTTTTACTTAGGAGCAATTACTCGGCACATCATGGGCTTAGCACACGGGCGCGCAGGGTCGCGCCGGTGGCGTCAACGTTTATCCGATCATCATGCCTTGTCAAAGGTTAAAACACCAGATGCGATCGAAACCTTCTTTTTGGAAGCCAGTATGGAGCTAGGCGATTGGGCGCTATTTGAGCCCCCATCAATCAGCGTGGGGGCATAG
- a CDS encoding type II toxin-antitoxin system VapC family toxin, protein MYLLDTNVISELRKAGTSKIHPQVHDWAQSIAPSRMFLSVISILEIEQGILSVARRDKKQGQLLKKWLMQMILPVFADRIIPIDVPIALRCADLHVPNPSSERDAMIAATAIEHRLALVTRNTSDFDPAKLKLINPWD, encoded by the coding sequence ATGTATCTTCTCGACACCAATGTCATCTCTGAGCTCAGAAAAGCAGGTACCTCCAAAATTCATCCACAGGTTCATGATTGGGCACAATCGATTGCCCCATCTCGGATGTTTCTCTCGGTGATCAGCATTCTAGAAATTGAACAAGGCATTCTGTCGGTTGCGCGCCGAGATAAAAAGCAGGGCCAGTTATTAAAAAAATGGCTGATGCAAATGATTCTCCCGGTATTTGCTGATCGGATTATTCCAATTGATGTTCCAATTGCACTCCGCTGCGCTGATCTCCATGTTCCCAATCCATCTTCGGAGCGGGATGCCATGATTGCAGCGACCGCGATTGAGCATCGCCTGGCACTGGTTACGCGCAATACCAGCGATTTTGATCCAGCTAAGTTGAAGTTAATCAATCCTTGGGACTAA
- a CDS encoding type II toxin-antitoxin system Phd/YefM family antitoxin, translated as MPKTLSSREFNQDSSGAKKACQSGPVFITDRGKPSHVLMRYEDYQRVIGQQKTILDLVGMPGLAEIEFEPAKIKRFTKPSDLS; from the coding sequence ATGCCCAAGACCTTATCAAGCCGCGAATTTAATCAAGACAGCAGCGGTGCCAAAAAAGCCTGTCAATCGGGCCCGGTATTTATTACGGATCGAGGCAAGCCATCGCACGTTTTGATGCGCTATGAAGACTACCAACGGGTGATTGGTCAACAAAAAACCATCCTTGATCTTGTGGGTATGCCTGGATTGGCTGAGATCGAGTTCGAGCCTGCGAAAATAAAACGCTTTACCAAGCCAAGCGATCTTTCCTAA
- the typA gene encoding translational GTPase TypA, with protein MTKRALRNIAIIAHVDHGKTTLVDQLLRQSGTFRSNEKISERIMDSNDLEKERGITILAKNCAVEYEGTHINIVDTPGHADFGGEVERVLSMVDGVLLLVDAVEGPMPQTRFVTKKALALGLKPIVVINKVDRPGARCDYVINATFELFDKLGATEEQLDFPVIYASGLNGYAGTDENVRSGDMRPLFNAVLTHVPVRDDEIDAPLQLQISSIDYSNYVGKIGVGRIRRGKIKPGIDVVCINGPDGTPFKGRINQVLKFKGLEREVVDEAIAGDIVLVNGIEDLAIGTTICAPEQVDALPMLKIDEPTLTMNFMVNTSPLAGREGKFVTSRQIRERLDRELKSNMALRVRDTDDDTVFEVSGRGELHLTILVENMRREGYELAVSRPRVVFHEENGVKLEPYENLTVDVEDSTQGGVMEELGKRKAELLDMVSDGKGRTRLEYRVPARGLIGFQGEFMTLTRGNGLMSHNFDSYGPVKDGILGERHNGVLISQDDGDAVAYALWKLQDRGRMFVSPGDPLYEGMIIGIHSRDNDLVVNPIKGKQLTNVRASGTDEAVRLVPPVQLTLEYAVEFIADDELVEVTPKSIRLRKRFLKEHERKKASREEV; from the coding sequence ATGACCAAACGCGCACTTCGTAATATCGCCATCATCGCCCACGTTGACCACGGTAAAACCACTTTGGTTGATCAACTCTTACGGCAATCTGGAACCTTTCGTTCGAATGAAAAAATCTCCGAACGAATCATGGATTCTAATGATCTTGAGAAAGAGCGTGGTATCACCATCTTGGCTAAAAACTGCGCTGTGGAGTATGAGGGCACGCACATCAATATTGTGGATACTCCTGGGCACGCAGACTTTGGCGGCGAAGTAGAGCGCGTTCTTTCGATGGTAGACGGCGTATTGCTACTGGTCGATGCGGTTGAGGGGCCGATGCCCCAAACCCGTTTTGTAACCAAGAAAGCTCTTGCTTTGGGCTTAAAGCCGATCGTTGTGATCAATAAGGTCGATCGCCCTGGAGCTCGTTGTGATTATGTGATTAATGCAACTTTTGAGCTCTTCGATAAATTAGGAGCAACCGAAGAGCAGTTGGACTTCCCGGTCATTTATGCCTCTGGCTTAAATGGCTATGCCGGCACCGATGAGAATGTACGCTCTGGTGATATGCGCCCACTCTTTAATGCAGTACTAACGCATGTGCCAGTGCGCGATGATGAAATCGATGCCCCATTGCAGTTGCAGATTTCATCGATTGATTACAGCAACTATGTGGGCAAAATTGGTGTAGGTCGGATTCGGCGCGGCAAAATTAAACCCGGTATCGATGTGGTCTGCATCAATGGTCCCGATGGCACACCCTTTAAGGGTCGCATCAATCAAGTGCTGAAGTTCAAGGGTCTTGAGCGCGAAGTGGTTGATGAAGCCATTGCGGGTGACATTGTTTTGGTGAATGGTATTGAAGATTTGGCGATTGGTACGACGATCTGCGCACCTGAGCAGGTCGATGCTTTGCCGATGCTCAAGATCGATGAGCCAACCCTCACCATGAACTTCATGGTGAACACCAGCCCTCTCGCTGGCCGTGAAGGGAAGTTTGTGACCAGTCGGCAAATTCGGGAGCGCTTGGATCGCGAGCTCAAATCCAATATGGCTTTGCGGGTGCGCGACACCGATGACGATACCGTATTTGAAGTATCGGGTCGGGGCGAGCTCCATCTCACCATTTTGGTTGAGAACATGCGACGCGAGGGCTATGAGTTAGCTGTGTCACGACCCCGTGTGGTGTTTCATGAAGAAAATGGCGTGAAGTTAGAGCCCTACGAGAACCTCACGGTGGATGTGGAAGATTCGACGCAGGGTGGGGTGATGGAAGAGTTGGGTAAACGTAAAGCCGAGCTGCTCGATATGGTGAGCGATGGTAAAGGACGTACGCGTCTTGAGTATCGGGTTCCAGCGCGAGGTTTGATTGGATTTCAGGGGGAGTTTATGACTCTCACCCGTGGTAACGGACTCATGAGCCATAACTTTGACTCGTATGGCCCTGTCAAAGATGGTATTTTGGGTGAGCGCCACAATGGTGTATTAATTAGCCAAGACGATGGGGATGCGGTTGCCTATGCATTGTGGAAGCTGCAAGACCGTGGCCGTATGTTTGTCTCTCCGGGCGACCCGCTCTATGAGGGCATGATTATTGGCATTCATAGTCGTGATAATGATTTGGTCGTCAATCCCATTAAAGGGAAGCAGCTCACCAACGTGCGTGCCTCTGGAACCGATGAGGCAGTACGCCTCGTTCCACCCGTGCAACTTACTCTGGAATACGCGGTGGAATTTATTGCCGATGACGAGTTGGTGGAGGTGACCCCCAAGAGCATTCGCTTACGCAAGCGCTTTCTGAAAGAGCATGAGCGTAAGAAGGCCTCGCGCGAGGAGGTGTAA
- the truB gene encoding tRNA pseudouridine(55) synthase TruB: protein MAQRIDGVVLLDKPNGMSSQGAVTAIKRFFQAEKAGHTGTLDPMATGLLPICLGEATKYSQDLLDADKTYIATLRFGIETDTGDAEGQILAERSTAEVVDDLMAKTLLEAILPKFMGDIEQIPPMYSALKRDGKPLYEYARSGVEIEREPRKITIYSIRLVAIHWPHVEIEVHCSKGTYIRVLAQDIGNALGCGAHLSALRRTKVGHLSLEQGCTLETLENTPKVLLPVDALLQTLPELTVDDQQAKRLEMGQRVPCALNRASQWANSLFRIYRSQALPQNFIGTADWRSGVLHPRRFIAQRLLNQN from the coding sequence ATGGCGCAACGAATTGATGGGGTGGTCTTACTAGACAAACCCAATGGCATGAGTTCCCAAGGTGCGGTCACTGCGATCAAGCGCTTTTTTCAGGCAGAAAAGGCTGGTCATACCGGTACCTTAGACCCAATGGCGACTGGTTTATTGCCCATTTGTTTGGGTGAGGCTACCAAGTACTCTCAAGATCTTTTGGACGCTGATAAGACCTATATCGCAACCCTGCGCTTTGGCATCGAAACTGATACGGGTGATGCTGAAGGGCAAATATTGGCAGAGCGATCGACTGCTGAAGTTGTGGATGATTTGATGGCCAAAACACTCTTGGAGGCAATCTTGCCTAAATTCATGGGTGACATTGAGCAGATTCCACCGATGTACTCCGCCTTAAAACGCGATGGCAAGCCCCTTTATGAATACGCGCGTTCGGGCGTGGAGATTGAGCGTGAGCCCCGAAAAATTACAATTTACTCGATTCGTCTCGTCGCAATTCATTGGCCTCACGTAGAGATTGAAGTCCATTGCAGCAAGGGAACGTATATTCGGGTCTTGGCTCAAGACATTGGTAACGCATTGGGCTGTGGCGCTCATTTGAGCGCATTGCGACGCACCAAGGTTGGCCACCTCAGTTTGGAGCAGGGTTGCACCCTGGAGACCCTTGAAAACACCCCTAAGGTATTGCTCCCAGTGGATGCCTTGCTACAAACTCTGCCTGAGTTGACCGTAGATGACCAACAAGCTAAACGTCTAGAAATGGGTCAGCGCGTGCCATGCGCACTCAATCGTGCTAGTCAGTGGGCTAATTCTTTATTCCGGATTTATCGCAGCCAAGCCTTACCGCAAAACTTTATTGGAACAGCGGATTGGCGCAGTGGAGTGTTACACCCAAGGCGATTTATCGCTCAACGACTTTTGAACCAAAACTAA
- the rbfA gene encoding 30S ribosome-binding factor RbfA yields the protein MHKTSPHRHQRLADQIQRDLAELIPRELRDPLNGLITIQAVELSPDLAHAKVYFTVLGGDSQYALGSLQEKAGYLHSLLFKRMHTHTVPTLHFVFDTSIERGAEMSRLIDQALGSKPN from the coding sequence ATGCACAAAACCAGTCCTCATCGTCATCAGCGTCTCGCGGATCAAATTCAGCGCGACCTTGCAGAGTTGATTCCCCGGGAATTGCGTGATCCCTTGAATGGTTTGATTACTATTCAGGCGGTGGAGCTTTCTCCTGATCTTGCGCATGCGAAGGTGTATTTCACAGTTTTGGGTGGCGATTCACAGTATGCGCTGGGATCACTCCAAGAAAAAGCCGGATATTTGCATTCCCTCCTCTTTAAGCGGATGCACACCCATACCGTACCCACTTTGCATTTTGTGTTTGATACCTCGATAGAGCGAGGCGCAGAGATGTCGCGATTAATTGATCAGGCCTTGGGCTCAAAGCCTAATTAA